Proteins encoded by one window of Glycine soja cultivar W05 chromosome 15, ASM419377v2, whole genome shotgun sequence:
- the LOC114385652 gene encoding nuclear intron maturase 2, mitochondrial-like — MRRRLPRVSHSILSKPTNNNNPLRFLPIFSILHPPPSPLRRFSSATLSKDDGVSLCCQMWIDNFRHPDRAVTNLSPLLRRFDLWVLAYQKVATDDTGSYTPRSSLHASTLQDLLALRNAVLDAKFKWGARLKFFIKSPKDKTDYDSLSKRKIKTILTTTQPAPFQDRIVHEVLLMILEPIYEPRFSPKSYAFRPGRTPHTVLRVIRRSFAGYLWYIKGNFSVLLDGMKVGLVINSVMRDVRDKLVVDLIKDALVTPVVVTTVEKKEKKKKRKYQKKRVLAEDEPKPDPYWLDTFFGFAPEEAERVPNWGHCGVLSPLLANVCLDELDRWMEGKIKEFYVPSKSDVIWNSPEEEQGNTSWPEFVPTSGPDKTRKMDFLRYGGHVLIGVRGPRADAAALRKQLIEFCDLRFMLKLDNESLPIEHITKGIMFLDHVLCRRVVYPTLRYTATGGKIISEKGVGTLLSVTASLKQCIKQFRKLSFLKGDRDPDPQPCFRMFHATQAHTNAQMNKFLSTMVEWYRYADNRKKIVNFCSYIIRGSLAKLYAAKYKLRSRAKVYKIGARNLSRPLKEKKGQSPEYQNLLRMGLAESIDGLQYTRMSLVPETDYSPFPSNWRPDHEKLLLEYIKLEDPKTLEEQRDCIREQGLVSPQDYISRLVWNYKRNSLPMDQLSLVRSNESVVGNQHLLVGSNQDDQDHTNKEEENDGRMNAAAQM; from the coding sequence ATGCGTCGACGCCTCCCTCGCGTCTCCCACTCCATCCTCTCCAAACCCACCAATAACAACAATCCCCTACGCTTCCTCCCCATCTTCTCTATCCTACACCCTCCTCCTTCCCCCCTTCGCCGCTTCTCCTCCGCCACCCTCTCCAAAGACGACGGCGTCTCCCTCTGCTGCCAGATGTGGATTGACAACTTCCGCCACCCCGACCGCGCCGTCACCAACCTCTCCCCCCTCCTCCGCCGCTTCGACCTCTGGGTCCTCGCCTACCAGAAGGTCGCCACCGACGACACCGGCTCCTACACGCCGCGCTCCTCCCTCCACGCCTCCACTCTTCAGGACCTCCTCGCCCTCCGCAACGCCGTCCTCGACGCCAAGTTCAAGTGGGGCGCCAGGCTCAAGTTCTTCATCAAATCCCCCAAGGACAAAACCGACTACGACTCCCTCTCCAAGCGCAAAATCAAAACCATCCTCACCACCACGCAGCCGGCTCCCTTCCAGGACAGAATTGTCCATGAAGTTCTCCTTATGATCCTCGAACCGATCTACGAGCCGAGGTTTTCGCCAAAGTCGTATGCTTTTCGACCCGGTAGGACGCCCCACACTGTTTTGAGGGTTATTAGGAGAAGCTTTGCTGGGTACTTGTGGTATATAAAGGGTAATTTTAGTGTTTTGTTAGATGGGATGAAGGTGGGGTTGGTGATTAATTCTGTTATGAGAGATGTTAGGGATAAGTTGGTTGTTGATTTGATAAAGGATGCTTTGGTTACGCCAGTGGTTGTTACTACTgtggagaagaaggagaagaagaagaagaggaagtaTCAGAAGAAGAGGGTGTTGGCTGAGGATGAGCCTAAGCCTGATCCTTATTGGTTGGATACTTTTTTCGGGTTTGCGCCGGAGGAGGCAGAGAGGGTGCCCAATTGGGGGCACTGTGGGGTGCTTAGTCCGCTTTTGGCGAATGTTTGTTTGGACGAGTTGGATAGGTGGATGGAGGGGAAGATTAAAGAGTTTTATGTTCCTTCCAAGAGTGATGTTATATGGAATAGTCCTGAAGAGGAGCAGGGGAACACATCGTGGCCGGAGTTCGTGCCCACGAGTGGGCCAGATAAGACGAGGAAGATGGATTTCCTAAGGTATGGAGGGCATGTCTTGATTGGTGTTAGAGGGCCTAGGGCTGATGCGGCTGCATTGAGGAAGCAGTTGATTGAGTTTTGTGATCTAAGGTTTATGCTCAAGCTTGATAATGAGAGCCTCCCTATAGAGCATATAACCAAAGGGATAATGTTTTTGGATCATGTGTTGTGTAGGAGGGTTGTGTATCCAACTCTTAGGTATACTGCCACTGGTGGTAAGATCATAAGTGAGAAGGGTGTAGGGACGTTGTTGTCGGTCACGGCAAGCTTGAAACAATGTATTAAGCAGTTTAGGAAGTTGAGTTTTCTCAAGGGGGATAGGGATCCGGATCCCCAGCCTTGTTTTAGGATGTTTCATGCCACACAGGCGCATACCAATGCTCAAATGAACAAGTTTTTGTCAACAATGGTTGAGTGGTATAGATATGCAGACAATAGGAAGAAGATTGTGAACTTCTGTTCTTATATCATAAGAGGCTCCCTTGCTAAGCTGTATGCTGCAAAGTACAAGCTTCGGTCACGTGCAAAAGTGTACAAGATTGGTGCTCGTAACCTGAGCCGTCcattgaaggagaaaaaaggaCAGTCTCCTGAGTACCAGAATTTGCTGAGGATGGGTCTTGCCGAGTCAATAGACGGGCTACAATATACGAGGATGTCTCTTGTGCCTGAGACAGATTACTCCCCGTTCCCTAGTAATTGGAGGCCTGACCATGAAAAGTTGTTGCTAGAATACATAAAACTGGAAGATCCAAAAACTTTGGAGGAACAACGGGATTGCATCAGAGAACAAGGTCTTGTTTCACCTCAAGACTATATTTCAAGGCTTGTGTGGAATTACAAAAGGAATTCTCTTCCTATGGACCAGCTGTCCTTAGTAAGGAGCAACGAAAGTGTTGTAGGAAATCAGCATTTGCTAGTTGGCTCAAACCAGGATGACCAGGACCACACAAACAAAGAGGAAGAAAATGATGGAAGGATGAATGCAGCAGCACAAATGTAA
- the LOC114388416 gene encoding uncharacterized protein LOC114388416 yields MSRALVHLLGVLWLCCWLASTGESQIEYLRYKDPKQPVPTRVRDLMSRMTLEEKIGQMVQIDRSVANANVMKTSFIGSVLSGGGSEPLPRATAEDWVNMINDFQKGALESRLGIPMIYGIDAVHGHNNVYNATIFPHNVGLGCTRDPNLAQRIGAATALEVRATGIPYVFAPCIAVCRDPRWGRCYESYSEDPKIVQEMTEIIPGLQGSIPANSRKGFPYVGGKTKVAACAKHFVGDGGTTKGINENNTVIDWHGLLSIHMPAYSDSIIKGVSTVMVSYSSWNGVRMHANRDLVTGFLKNTLKFKGFVISDWQGIDRLTSPPSSNYTYSVQASIEAGVDMVMVPFEYGKFIQDLTLLVKSNIIPMERIDDAVERILLVKFTMGLFENPLADTSLVNELGSQEHRDLAREAVRKSLVLLKNGKNESASLLPLPKKVPKILVAGSHADNLGYQCGGWTIKWQGFSGNSDTRGTTILNAIKSAVDTSTEVVFRDNPDNEFVKSNNFEYAIVVVGEPPYAETAGDSTTLTMMESGPNVINNVCGTVKCVVVIISGRPIVIEPYISSIDALVAAWLPGTEGQGMTDVLFGDYGFTGKLARTWFKSVDQLPMNVGDPHYDPLFPFGFGLTTESVKDLVARSTSAAVGARACIFTIIVTLIISLYLPG; encoded by the exons ATGTCTAGGGCATTGGTTCATTTGTTGGGTGTTTTGTGGCTATGTTGTTGGCTGGCATCAACTGGAGAGTCCCAAATAGAGTACCTGAGATACAAAGATCCGAAGCAACCGGTTCCAACTCGGGTTAGGGACTTGATGAGTCGAATGACTTTGGAGGAGAAGATTGGTCAAATGGTTCAAATTGATAGGAGTGTTGCCAATGCTAATGTTATGAAAACCAGCTTCATAG GGAGTGTATTGAGTGGTGGCGGTAGTGAACCCCTTCCAAGGGCTACTGCTGAAGATTGGgttaatatgataaatgattttCAGAAAGGAGCTCTTGAGAGTAGATTGGGCATACCAATGATCTATGGTATTGATGCTGTTCATGGACATAATAATGTCTATAATGCTACCATATTTCCCCATAATGTTGGGCTTGGATGTACCAG GGATCCTAACCTGGCACAAAGGATTGGTGCTGCAACTGCTCTTGAAGTTAGAGCTACAGGGATTCCTTATGTATTTGCTCCATGCATAGCG GTTTGTAGAGATCCAAGATGGGGTCGGTGTTATGAAAGCTATAGTGAGGATCCTAAAATTGTGCAAGAAATGACAGAGATCATACCTGGTCTACAAGGAAGTATCCCTGCCAATTCCAGGAAGGGGTTTCCATATGTTGGTGGCAA GACAAAGGTAGCAGCTTGTGCTAAACACTTTGTTGGAGATGGTGGTACAACAAAGGGAATAAATGAGAACAACACAGTGATTGATTGGCATGGATTGTTGAGCATTCACATGCCTGCATATTCTGATTCTATTATTAAGGGGGTCTCTACAGTCATGGTTTCATACTCCAGTTGGAATGGTGTAAGGATGCATGCAAATCGTGATCTAGTCACTGGTTTCCTCAAGAATACCCTTAAGTTTAAG GGGTTTGTCATCTCAGATTGGCAAGGTATTGACAGACTCACATCACCACCCAGTTCAAATTACACATACTCTGTCCAGGCTTCCATTGAAGCTGGTGTTGATATG GTGATGGTCCCATTTGAATATGGTAAGTTCATTCAGGATCTTACACTCTTGGTCAAGAGCAATATCATTCCAATGGAGCGCATTGATGATGCTGTGGAGAGAATTTTGCTTGTAAAGTTCACCATGGGTCTTTTTGAGAATCCTCTAGCTGATACCAGCTTAGTCAATGAGCTTGGAAGCCAG GAACACAGAGACCTAGCAAGGGAAGCAGTGAGAAAATCTCTTGTGCTGCTTAAGAATGGGAAAAATGAAAGTGCTTCTCTTCTGCCTCTTCCAAAGAAAGTCCCAAAAATCCTAGTTGCTGGATCTCATGCTGATAATTTGGGTTACCAATGTGGTGGGTGGACAATCAAATGGCAAGGATTCAGTGGCAACAGTGACACAAGAG GAACAACTATTCTCAATGCCATAAAATCAGCAGTTGATACAAGCACAGAAGTAGTCTTTCGTGACAACCCTGACAATGAGTTTGTTAAGTCCAATAACTTCGAATATGCCATTGTTGTAGTTGGTGAGCCTCCTTATGCTGAGACTGCTGGGGACAGTACGACACTTACAATGATGGAATCTGGCCCAAATGTCATCAACAATGTCTGTGGGACTGTTAAGTGTGTTGTTGTCATCATTTCTGGCAGACCGATTGTCATTGAACCATACATTTCTTCTATAGATGCATTGGTGGCTGCATGGTTACCAGGCACTGAAGGCCAAGGCATGACGGACGTCCTTTTTGGTGACTATGGTTTCACTGGTAAGCTTGCGAGGACATGGTTCAAATCCGTAGATCAACTCCCAATGAATGTTGGGGATCCTCACTATgatcctctttttccttttggtttcGGACTAACAACCGAATCCGTCAAGGACCTGGTAGCAag GTCAACCTCAGCTGCTGTTGGTGCAAGGGCTTGTATATTTACCATTATAGTGACCCTAATCATCAGCTTATACTTACCTG GTTAA